The genomic stretch TACGGTCGCAGCGCCGCACATATCGTATTTCATCTCGTCCATGCCTTCGCCTGGCTTCAGAGAAATACCGCCCGAATCGAAAGTAATGCCTTTGCCGACCAGCGCGACCGGTTTTTGCTTCTTATCGGCGTTGCGATATTCCATCACGATGAATTTCGGTGGCACGATAGAGCCGCGCGCAACCGACAGGAACGAACCCATTTTCAGCGTTTCGAGTTCTTCTTGCTCGAGTACGTGGCAAGAAAAGTCGTAGGTATGCGCCAAATGCTGCGCAGTCGCGGCAAGGTAATCTGGCGTGCACACATTCGGCGGCAAATTGCCCAAATCGCGTGTCAAGTTCATGCCGTGGCCGAGCGCCAAGCCATACACCAAACCGGCTTCGATTTCGTCGATATCACCTTTTTTCGGCGCCAGCAGGCTGACTAATTCCAGTTTGATCGCAGGCGCTGCTTCTGATTTGAATTGGTCAAAGCGATATACTTCGAGCATCAGCGCGTTAACAATTTCTTGCGCCGTTGCTTTTTGGTCTTGTTTTTTATAGCCAGCGAGCGACAGTGCAACGCAAGCGGTTTGGTTTTGGCTGGCCACCAATACTTTGGCGAGCGCGCGCGTGCTATCGCGAACGATTTTCTCGCTTGGCTCTTTGCTTAATTGCACCAAAACGACGCGTTTAAAGCCTAAACCGGCTGGCAAGCCCAAGGCGATTACTGAGGCAGCTTTAGCGGCTAATTCGCCATCTTTAATCGCTTGGCTTAAAATGCCGCCGCAAGCGGTATCGAGCTCTTTGCCTTGTGCGGGCAATTTTTCACCCAAAACTGGTAATACTAAGCAGTCTGCCGACTCGGGGGCTGGGGAAACTATGGTAAATTCCATGTTGAGCTCCAAGAAAATATTTTATAAATTTTAAGCGATTATTCTCTTACCCTAGTCTCAAGTCAAAAGACAAATTTACTGATGCTTTTTCGTAAAACCCTAATTCATGAAATGACTTGGATGGCCTTTGGCCTCTTTATCGTTTTATTGCTGATCGTGATGACCTCGCAAGTGGTGCGCTTGCTTGGCGAAGCGGCCCTGGGCGCACTGGCTTCCTCCGCTGTTTGGGCGGTGATGGGCTTTACCGCGGTGCGTTATTTGCCCACTTTATTCTCGTTGATGCTGTTTATTACGATTTTGTCGGTGATTACGCGGCTGTGGAAAGATCATGAGATGTTTGTCTGGTTTTCCGCTGGCCGCTCAATTTACAGCTTTATCACGCCGGTATTGATGATGGGCTTGCCAGTGGTGCTGCTGATCGGTGCATTATCACTAGGCGTGTCGCCATGGGCGCAATTGAAAGGCAAAGAATATCGCGAGGCTAGCTTGAAAAGCCAAGAAGTCACGCAGGTTGCGCCTGGTGTGTTTCGTGAATCGAAAGGGGCTGATCGCGTTTATTTTATTGAGAATTTTTCACCCGAGCGTGGTTTTGGCGAAAACGTCTTTATGCAAATTCGGCAAGATGGCAAGGTCAGCACCATTTTGGCTAATCAGGGTGGGATTGAGGTCGATGAAAATGGTGACCGCTGGTTGTGGTTAAAGCAGGCGAAAGCGTATCAAGGGATTCCTGGCGCTGCGCAATACGACATATTGCGCTTTGAGGAAGGGCGAATTCGCATTGATGATCCCTCAGCCCCAATAATCCAGCCCGCAACGGAAGCGACTAAAACTCGCGATTTGATCAAGGATTTAAACCCGCAGCGTTGGGCCGAGTTGCACTGGCGAATGGCCTTGCCGATACAGGCGCTGATATTAATGTTGGCAGCGATCCCGCTGGCGTTTGCTAATCCGCGTGGTGGGCGCTCATTTAATATTTTGTTTGCCGCGATTTTGGCGTTTGGGTATTACAACGCGATCAATGTGCTGCAAGCATGGATCGCGGCAGAGAAAATCCCAGGTGTAATTGGGATGTGGCCGTTGCATATATTAATGGCATTGCTGACGGCAGGGCTGTTTGTTTGGCGTAGCAAGGTGAGGGCTTAATCATGAATCGCCTTGGTCGCTATGTATTGCGCTCGGTGGCTTGGCATGTCGTTTTGACTTTGCTGGTCTTATTGGGCTTATTTGTCTTTTTTGATTTGATCGCTGAATTACGTGATGTTGGTAAAGACGGCTATCGCCTGCATCATGCGCTGATTTACGTGCTGCTCGAGTCACCATCGCGAATATATGATTTGCTACCGGTATCATTATTAATTGGCAGTATTTTTGCCCTGTCGGGATTGGCGGATAGCTCGCAAATTACCGTAATGCGTGCGGCAGGCGTCTCGATTTTGCGTTTTTGTGGCTGGTTAACGGTGGGGGGCGTGATTTTTGGCGCACTCACCTTTGCTATCGGCGAGTATTTGGCCCCACAGGCGAACGATGCCGCGACACGTTATCAAGTGGCAGCGAAGCAATCGGTGATGTTTGGTCGTTTTCGCTCGGGCGTGTGGATTAAAAACGGGGATCAAATTATTAATATATCTGCCATGCAGCCCGATTACAGTTTGCAAGGGGTGCGGGTCTATGTCCACGATCATGGGCATCAGCTGTTAAAAACAATGGAAGCGGAAAAGGCCACTTATCAAGGAGATGGGGAATGGGTGCTGACTAACGTGACGCAAACCCGTTTTTTTGTCGATTCAGTGAAAGTGACGCATGCGGCGCAAGCGCAATGGCAGGCGCAAGTCGAGCCGAAAATGCTGGCGGTGCTGATGATTAAGCCCAAAGACATGTCAGTCAGTGCGCTGGCACAATATATTCAGCATTTGAAAGACAATAAACAAAGTACCACGCGCTATCAATTGGCGTTTTGGAGCAAAATTTTCTATCCACTGGCCTGTTTGTCGATGATGCTGATCGCCTTGCCATTTGCCTTGGGGCAGCGCCGTAGCGGCAATGTGGGTGTGAAGATCTTCCTAGGTATTTTGCTGGGCGTGTCGTTCAATTTCATTAATCAAATGATGGGTTATATCGGCGAGTTGTATCGTTTACCGCCGATGCTGGCCGCCGCGCTGCCAACTTTGGCCTTATCTGCGCTGGCGGCGTTTTTCCTGTGGCGACAAGAAAATAGTTAATGATTCATTTCGCGTCGGTATTGTGCTGGCGCGAGCATAATTCTCAACTTGGATACCTATTGTATGTATGTCTTGCTAACTGGCGGTGCAGGTTATATTGGTTCACATACCTATATAGAATTATTAAGTTCAGGCTTTGTGCCGGTGATCTTTGATAATTTTTATAATTCGAATCCAGAAGTGCTCAATCGCATCAAAACCATTACTGGCCAAGAAGTGCTGTGCATTGAAGGTGATATTCGCGATTCAGCAGCAATGGATGCCGCGCTGGCGCAATATCCATTTTCTGCGGTGGTGCATTTTGCTGGCTGGAAAGCAGTTGGCGAATCGGTGGCTAAGCCACTGGAATACTACGATAACAACGTCGTAGGTACGCTGCGCTTGCTCGATGCGATGAAAAAAGCCGGCGTTAAAAATCTGGTGTTTTCATCCAGCGCAACTGTATATGGCGACCCGCATACGGTGCCGATTTTGGAGCATTTCCCACTCTCGGCGACCAATCCGTACGGCCGTAGCAAATTGATGATCGAAGACATGCTGCGCGATCTGCGCGTGGCCGATCCAAGCTGGAATATTGCGCTGTTGCGCTACTTTAATCCGGTGGGCGCGCACGAAAGTGGCCTGATCGGTGAAGACCCGCAAGGCATTCCGAATAATCTGATGCCGTTTGTCACGCAAGTGGCGGTGGGCAAGCGCGAAAAATTGTCGGTATTCGGCGGTGATTACCCAACGCCAGATGGTACGGGCGTACGTGATTATATTCACGTGGTGGATTTGGCCAAAGGTCACGTTAAAGCACTGCAAAAGCTGGCTACCAATCCGGGCAATGTCACTGTCAATCTGGGCACGGGCGTGGGTTATTCGGTGCTCGATATGGTCAAAGCGTTCGAATCTGCCTCTGCGCGTCCCGTGCCATACCAGATTGTTGACCGTCGTCCTGGCGACATTGCCGCGTGCTATGCCGACCCAAAGGCCGCGTTGGAACAATTGGGCTGGCGCGCAGAAAAAACCTTGCAAGATATGTGCAACGACAGCTGGCGCTGGCAAAGCGGTAACCCGAACGGCTACGCGGCATAACTTTAATAGCATTACTCCAATGATGTTGGCCAACTCAGCCTTGAGTTGGTTCGCCTAGCCAGCTATATCTCAAGAGCAATCCAATCTTATATAAGCCAATACGCAGAGTATTGGCTTGTAGCTTTTATAACGATTGATCTTGAGGGTGATACGGCATGGTGTATGGCGAAGGCCAAGCTCGGTTCAAACAATGTGGCGCGGTTGTGTTGCTGCTAATGTTGATACTGACGGTGGGAGTGGCCTCGCTATTGCTTACGCGATTACCAACGCGAAATCTTGAACAACAGCGACGAGAACAAAGTGTAGTTGTGCTTGAAGCAGCACGCCAAGCGCTATTGGCGTGGTCATTAACGCGCGATGGCACGGGCGGCAGTGGCAATTGCTCTGGATCTACAGGCCGAGCCTGCGCACCGCTTGAGCTACCTTGCCCCGCCAATCCCAATGAAACCGCGATCAATACCATTGGCACATCGATCACCAGCTGCAATAGCGCCAACAATCCTAGCTCACGCATTGGTTGGCTGCCGTGGAAAACGCTAGGCATTCCAAAACTCGTTGATGCCTATGGCGAGCCGCTGTGGTATGCAGTGGATTATGGATTTGTTGTGCGCACGCAGGACACTGAAGCGCGCAAAATCAATAGCGATAGTCTGAGTATGTTGCAGTTGCTGCGCATTTCGCAAAATATTGCGGGAGATGGCGAAAATCCTGCTGCAATTATCATTGCTCCAGGCCCACCATTAGCGGGGCAAATTAGAACGACTCCATTGGCCGTCGCGCAATTTTTAGAGGCAAAGGGCAGCGCAAATAATGCGTTAGCAACCGGTCCATTTGTCAGTGCGCCACAAAGTGATGCGTTTAACGATTTAATGCGCGTCATTACTGGCCATGAGCTGATTGTGGCAGCGCAGCCGCGTTTGGGGGCGGTGATTGCTAATCAGTTAGCGCAGTATTGGCAGGCCTATCAAACAAGTAATCCAACCATGGCGCAGGCCAAACAATGGGGTACTGTGCCGCAAAAAGCCACAGCCGCTGCTGCGCCCGATTGTGCTCCTGCATGGAGTGCTAGCGTTAGCTATCAAGTCGGGGAGCTGGTTAGTGCTAGTTCTGCTGGTGGCGCTACTTGGCGAAACTATATGGCTCAGTCATCTTCTATTGGCGCCGCGCCACCAGACTACCCCGCTGTTTGGTTGGTCGCAGCGCTTTGTTCGGCACCCACACCCAGTGCTGAACCCAGTGTGACTACAACCCCATCGCCTGTATCGAGCTCCACGCCTTATTCGGAAGATCATCCAGAGGTATACCCATATCCTGCTGATTTAGTCGGCGATGCTAAATGCCGCGATAATGTGATTTATTCAGCAAATGCGGGCTGTCGTAGTCAAAGTAATTTGTGCTGCGGCATCTTGCCACGTGCTATTGATGATTGGACAGGGCTGGGCAAATTAGCGATCCCTGCGGCCAGCCAGTTGCCAACATGGTTCCACCAAAATATCTGGCATCGTGCAGTGCTGTACGCCGTGCGGCAAGGCGCCAGCTGCAGTGGCATGTTTTATCTGGATGGCGTGGCTGAACCCAATATTGATGCGCTGTTTATCTTGCCCAGCGCACCACGTATCGCGCGCGCAGATAATTTAAAAACCGCAGCCGCGGCGAGCAGTGATTTAAGCCTGTATTTAGAAGATGCTGGTAATCAAAATAAATGGCTAAACCCCAATGATCGCCATTTTGTCAGCCCGAGTTGTGCGAGTAACGATCAGCTTTATATCTGCCAGCAAGGGGTCTGCACGGCAAGGGAGAAGGCATGTTAAGACATAAAAAATGGCCGCGACAAAGCGGTTTTTCCCTCGTAGAAATGGCGATTGTATTGCTGATCATTGGCATCTTGCTCGCATCCGGCTTGGGCGCGCTGACAGGGCAAATGGCGGCACAGCGCTATGCTGATACGAAGAAAATGCTGGAGCAGGCCAATGAAGCATTGCTGGGCTTTGCGCTCGCCAATAATCACTTGCCTTGCCCGGCTGATCCCGCGCTACTGAATGCCGACGCCAACGCGGGGACTGAAGAACG from Chitinibacter sp. SCUT-21 encodes the following:
- the galE gene encoding UDP-glucose 4-epimerase GalE gives rise to the protein MYVLLTGGAGYIGSHTYIELLSSGFVPVIFDNFYNSNPEVLNRIKTITGQEVLCIEGDIRDSAAMDAALAQYPFSAVVHFAGWKAVGESVAKPLEYYDNNVVGTLRLLDAMKKAGVKNLVFSSSATVYGDPHTVPILEHFPLSATNPYGRSKLMIEDMLRDLRVADPSWNIALLRYFNPVGAHESGLIGEDPQGIPNNLMPFVTQVAVGKREKLSVFGGDYPTPDGTGVRDYIHVVDLAKGHVKALQKLATNPGNVTVNLGTGVGYSVLDMVKAFESASARPVPYQIVDRRPGDIAACYADPKAALEQLGWRAEKTLQDMCNDSWRWQSGNPNGYAA
- the lptF gene encoding LPS export ABC transporter permease LptF, encoding MLFRKTLIHEMTWMAFGLFIVLLLIVMTSQVVRLLGEAALGALASSAVWAVMGFTAVRYLPTLFSLMLFITILSVITRLWKDHEMFVWFSAGRSIYSFITPVLMMGLPVVLLIGALSLGVSPWAQLKGKEYREASLKSQEVTQVAPGVFRESKGADRVYFIENFSPERGFGENVFMQIRQDGKVSTILANQGGIEVDENGDRWLWLKQAKAYQGIPGAAQYDILRFEEGRIRIDDPSAPIIQPATEATKTRDLIKDLNPQRWAELHWRMALPIQALILMLAAIPLAFANPRGGRSFNILFAAILAFGYYNAINVLQAWIAAEKIPGVIGMWPLHILMALLTAGLFVWRSKVRA
- the lptG gene encoding LPS export ABC transporter permease LptG is translated as MNRLGRYVLRSVAWHVVLTLLVLLGLFVFFDLIAELRDVGKDGYRLHHALIYVLLESPSRIYDLLPVSLLIGSIFALSGLADSSQITVMRAAGVSILRFCGWLTVGGVIFGALTFAIGEYLAPQANDAATRYQVAAKQSVMFGRFRSGVWIKNGDQIINISAMQPDYSLQGVRVYVHDHGHQLLKTMEAEKATYQGDGEWVLTNVTQTRFFVDSVKVTHAAQAQWQAQVEPKMLAVLMIKPKDMSVSALAQYIQHLKDNKQSTTRYQLAFWSKIFYPLACLSMMLIALPFALGQRRSGNVGVKIFLGILLGVSFNFINQMMGYIGELYRLPPMLAAALPTLALSALAAFFLWRQENS
- a CDS encoding leucyl aminopeptidase, producing MEFTIVSPAPESADCLVLPVLGEKLPAQGKELDTACGGILSQAIKDGELAAKAASVIALGLPAGLGFKRVVLVQLSKEPSEKIVRDSTRALAKVLVASQNQTACVALSLAGYKKQDQKATAQEIVNALMLEVYRFDQFKSEAAPAIKLELVSLLAPKKGDIDEIEAGLVYGLALGHGMNLTRDLGNLPPNVCTPDYLAATAQHLAHTYDFSCHVLEQEELETLKMGSFLSVARGSIVPPKFIVMEYRNADKKQKPVALVGKGITFDSGGISLKPGEGMDEMKYDMCGAATVLGVFRAVAELDLKINLVGIIPACENMPNGNAVKPGDIVTSMSGQTIEILNTDAEGRLILCDALTYVQRFEPAAVIDIATLTGACIIALGHTTTGLYANDDDLADALLAASKESDDKAWRMPLFDEYQEQLKSNFADMANIGGRPAGSITAAAFLSRFVKEQKWAHLDIAGTAWKSGAAKGATGRPVPLLLQYLSKL